The following coding sequences are from one Rutidosis leptorrhynchoides isolate AG116_Rl617_1_P2 chromosome 11, CSIRO_AGI_Rlap_v1, whole genome shotgun sequence window:
- the LOC139875419 gene encoding F-box protein FBW2-like, which translates to MTTTKKKAAKSVSSPEIIVVEEWRKWAALNPELLALIFVKIVPVDEMMKSVPLVCKGWLEVVAGPYCWSEVDVQGWCRRRNDSDAVDMVVKKVVRRSKCMLQRLFAYRVGESGFFYLANCGKYLKELHIPMSVINDTMIQKHMKPLPNLTVLDISNCFQITAKGLAAFGNQCKSLVYLKRNMPYHNSSLPIDDSEVKSIADTMPSLKTIELTYGNFGDSGLHEIINKCKSLTHLDILGSWNVELDGDLLEICEKLEYFQKPWTDFDSEFLESEISESYDDEELGSYSD; encoded by the exons ATGACAACCACCAAAAAAAAGGCAGCAAAGTCGGTTTCGTCGCCGGAAATAATAGTGGTGGAGGAATGGCGGAAATGGGCGGCGTTGAATCCGGAACTACTTGCATTGATATTTGTAAAAATCGTTCCGGTTGATGAAATGATGAAATCAGTACCCCTTGTTTGTAAAGGTTGGTTGGAAGTTGTGGCTGGGCCGTACTGTTGGTCGGAGGTTGACGTACAAGGGTGGTGCCGGCGCCGGAATGATAGTGATGCGGTGGATATGGTGGTGAAAAAGGTGGTGAGAAGGAGTAAATGTATGCTTCAACGAttgtttgcttatcgtgttggtgaATCTGGATTTTTTTATCTTGCTAATTG TGGAAAATATCTGAAGGAGCTGCATATCCCAATGAGCGTTATCAATGACACAATGATACAAAAACATATGAAGCCACTTCCAAATCTTACAGTCTTGGATATCAGCAATTGCTTCCAAATCACCGCAAAAGGTCTCGCAGCATTCGGTAATCAATGCAAATCTTTGGTTTACTTGAAAAGAAACATGCCTTACCATAATAGTAGTTTGCCTATTGATGATTCTGAAGTCAAAAGTATTGCTGATACTATGCCAAGTTTAAAGACTATCGAACTTACTTATGGCAATTTTGGTGATTCTGGTCTTCATGAAATCATCAACAAATGTAAGTCGCTTACTCATCTTGACATTCTAGGAAGTTGGAACGTTGAATTGGATGGTGATCTTTTGGAAATTTGTGAAAAGCTCGAGTATTTTCAAAAGCCGTGGACTGATTTTGATAGCGAGTTTTTGGAGAGTGAGATTAGTGAAAGCTATGATGATGAAGAATTAGGATCATACTCAGATTAA